A genomic stretch from Candidatus Amarolinea dominans includes:
- a CDS encoding CBS domain-containing protein, with protein sequence MLVGERMSHPPITIPPEMSIHDALALLKKERIRRAPVTRGDKMVGIISDKDLLNASPSPATSLSVWELNYLLSKLTVGEVMTRQVITVAEDTPIEEAARIMADNKIGGLPVMKGERIVGIITETDLFKILLELMGARERGVRVTALIEDQPGALARITRAIAEAGGDFVAFGQFTGNASGTKLLTFKVTGLKRDAVAHVTAGIVKEVWDIRE encoded by the coding sequence ATGCTGGTTGGTGAACGCATGTCGCACCCCCCCATCACAATTCCGCCCGAAATGAGCATCCACGATGCGCTTGCTCTACTCAAGAAGGAACGCATCCGCCGCGCCCCGGTGACCAGGGGCGACAAGATGGTCGGAATTATTTCGGACAAAGACCTGTTGAACGCCTCACCCTCGCCCGCCACATCCCTGAGCGTTTGGGAATTGAACTACCTGCTCAGCAAACTGACCGTGGGCGAGGTGATGACCCGGCAAGTCATCACGGTGGCAGAAGACACGCCGATCGAAGAAGCGGCGCGCATCATGGCCGACAACAAAATCGGCGGCCTGCCCGTCATGAAGGGTGAACGGATCGTCGGCATCATCACCGAAACCGATCTGTTCAAGATTCTCCTCGAACTGATGGGCGCGCGCGAGCGCGGCGTGCGCGTCACCGCGCTGATCGAAGATCAACCCGGCGCGCTCGCCCGCATCACCCGGGCCATCGCCGAAGCGGGCGGCGATTTCGTCGCCTTCGGCCAATTCACCGGCAACGCCAGCGGCACCAAGCTGCTCACTTTCAAGGTGACCGGGCTGAAAAGGGACGCAGTCGCCCACGTCACAGCCGGGATTGTCAAGGAAGTGTGGGACATTCGCGAATAA
- a CDS encoding branched-chain amino acid ABC transporter permease: MDQINLLLSSLPDGILLGFVYGLAAMGLTLIWGVMNVINLAHGPIIALGMFGTFFLYSRLGINPYVGLVPVAIVGLLLGVLIYAVAVHRVINAPHLSSLLATFSVNMIIIGLGTAALTTSPYNVDFTAGSISIGSTTLLGTRLIAALITLIFTGGLYLFLYRTRPGKFIRAVANNRAAAELMGIPSTRILALSFGLGTMLAAVSGALIATFFPFSILAGSGYELKSFVIGVMGGLGNPIGALLGGLILGVLEGVIPAFLETSWVPVIEFGLFIVILLVRPGGLIGAKK; the protein is encoded by the coding sequence ATGGACCAAATCAACCTGTTATTGTCTTCCCTCCCAGACGGAATCTTGTTGGGATTTGTCTATGGGTTGGCGGCCATGGGCCTGACTTTGATCTGGGGGGTCATGAATGTCATCAACCTGGCGCACGGACCGATCATCGCCCTGGGCATGTTCGGCACCTTCTTCCTCTATTCACGGCTCGGGATCAATCCATACGTGGGCCTGGTCCCGGTCGCCATCGTGGGATTGCTTCTCGGCGTCCTGATCTACGCCGTGGCCGTGCATCGTGTGATCAACGCGCCCCACCTGTCGTCGCTGCTGGCGACTTTTTCTGTCAACATGATCATCATTGGCCTGGGTACGGCAGCCCTAACCACCTCCCCCTACAACGTGGACTTCACCGCCGGCAGCATCAGCATCGGCTCCACCACCCTGCTGGGCACCCGCCTGATCGCGGCGCTGATCACATTGATCTTCACCGGCGGCTTGTATCTGTTCCTGTACCGCACGCGGCCCGGCAAGTTCATCCGCGCCGTCGCCAATAACCGCGCCGCGGCCGAACTCATGGGCATCCCCTCCACGCGCATCCTGGCCCTCAGCTTCGGCCTGGGCACCATGCTGGCAGCCGTCTCCGGCGCGCTCATCGCCACCTTCTTCCCCTTCAGCATCCTGGCCGGCAGCGGCTACGAACTCAAGAGCTTCGTCATCGGCGTGATGGGCGGCCTGGGCAACCCCATCGGCGCATTATTGGGTGGCCTGATCCTCGGCGTTCTGGAGGGCGTCATTCCGGCCTTCCTCGAAACGTCCTGGGTGCCGGTGATCGAATTCGGGCTGTTCATCGTCATCCTCCTGGTACGGCCCGGCGGCCTGATCGGAGCGAAAAAATGA
- a CDS encoding GNAT family N-acetyltransferase, giving the protein MNDHDSQANTFHVAVRPVQPADGARILTLLDQSRRRALNFGAEDLPGLLTSEQTSGTVAETGPLLWGFLLTTLLAQPALPGETVERWAVLRGCALLGGWRSEEALPALWEPVAAALRGRRAQAVVHIAHAEWLHTPLLRLGFQISDHLEVMQRGVGIDHASDGVGPATLRPARPDEVAALLAVDSAAFAAPWRATATDLAGLLVMSSHAVVAEVEGQAMGYAVSDVRGEIGVLARLAVHPTAQGQGLGRQLLTDALRSCRRSGATSVSLNTNAGNPASQRLYSQHGFRLLGKRTPVMTLRLSPAR; this is encoded by the coding sequence ATGAACGACCATGACTCGCAAGCCAACACCTTTCATGTTGCGGTGCGGCCGGTGCAGCCGGCGGATGGGGCGCGTATCCTGACCTTGCTCGATCAGTCACGCCGCCGGGCGCTGAACTTTGGCGCGGAGGACCTGCCCGGGCTGCTGACCTCGGAGCAGACGAGCGGCACGGTCGCGGAAACCGGGCCGCTGCTGTGGGGCTTTCTGTTGACCACCCTGCTGGCGCAGCCGGCGCTGCCAGGCGAAACAGTCGAGCGCTGGGCTGTGCTGCGTGGCTGTGCGCTGCTGGGCGGCTGGCGCTCCGAAGAAGCCCTGCCCGCACTCTGGGAACCGGTGGCCGCGGCGCTCAGAGGCCGGCGTGCTCAGGCGGTGGTGCATATCGCTCATGCGGAATGGCTGCACACGCCGCTGCTGCGCCTCGGTTTTCAGATCAGCGATCATCTGGAGGTGATGCAGCGCGGGGTGGGGATTGACCATGCCAGCGACGGCGTGGGGCCGGCCACGCTGCGCCCCGCGCGACCCGACGAGGTCGCCGCGCTGCTGGCGGTGGACAGCGCGGCCTTCGCGGCGCCCTGGCGTGCGACCGCGACCGACCTGGCCGGACTGCTGGTCATGAGCAGCCATGCGGTGGTGGCCGAGGTGGAAGGTCAGGCGATGGGCTATGCGGTCAGCGACGTGCGCGGGGAAATAGGCGTGCTGGCGCGGCTGGCCGTCCATCCGACCGCCCAGGGTCAGGGCCTCGGCCGCCAACTGCTGACCGACGCGCTGCGCTCCTGCCGGCGCAGCGGCGCGACCAGCGTCAGCCTCAACACCAACGCCGGCAACCCGGCCAGTCAGCGCCTGTACAGCCAGCATGGCTTTCGCCTGCTGGGCAAGCGCACGCCGGTGATGACCTTGCGCCTTTCGCCGGCGCGTTGA
- a CDS encoding ABC transporter ATP-binding protein produces the protein MALLEIRDLVSGYGQVQILWGANLSLQEKKLTCLVGGNGVGKTSMLRTVMGLLPPWSGSVWFEGKDVSRLPAYVKAEMGLTLVPEGRQLFTDMTVEENLEMGATNRRARPKMKQNLEKVYTMFPRLQERRAQKSGTMSGGEQQMLAVGRGIMADPVVLMVDELSLGLAPVLTLNLFQSMRQLRDAGITVLLVEQNVQMALAISDYGYVLAEGKVEMEGPARQLARNEHIRATYLGL, from the coding sequence ATGGCTCTGCTTGAAATCCGCGATCTTGTTTCGGGGTATGGCCAGGTGCAAATCCTGTGGGGCGCCAACCTCTCGTTGCAGGAGAAGAAGCTGACCTGCCTGGTGGGCGGCAACGGCGTCGGCAAGACGAGCATGCTGCGCACGGTCATGGGACTGCTGCCTCCGTGGAGCGGATCGGTCTGGTTCGAGGGCAAGGATGTCAGCCGTCTGCCCGCGTATGTCAAAGCCGAGATGGGGCTGACCCTGGTGCCGGAGGGGCGCCAGTTGTTCACCGACATGACCGTGGAAGAAAACCTGGAAATGGGCGCGACCAACCGCCGCGCGCGCCCCAAGATGAAGCAGAACCTGGAAAAGGTCTACACTATGTTTCCCCGGCTGCAGGAGCGCCGCGCCCAGAAGTCGGGCACGATGAGCGGCGGCGAGCAGCAGATGCTGGCCGTGGGCCGCGGCATCATGGCCGACCCGGTCGTGTTGATGGTGGACGAGCTTTCTCTCGGCCTGGCGCCGGTGCTGACCCTGAACCTGTTCCAGAGCATGCGCCAACTGCGCGACGCCGGCATCACCGTCCTGCTGGTCGAACAGAACGTGCAGATGGCCCTGGCGATCAGCGATTACGGCTACGTGCTGGCCGAGGGCAAGGTCGAGATGGAAGGCCCGGCCCGACAGTTAGCCAGGAACGAACACATCCGCGCTACCTATTTGGGGCTGTAA
- a CDS encoding ABC transporter ATP-binding protein, giving the protein MTILLSLQGVSKRFGGLQALTKVTFDVPEGQIMGLLGPNGAGKTTLFNAINGVFPPEEGRIVFRDRDVTRMKPYDHARMGMARTHQIVRPLNELTVRENVMAGACFGHENHTLARAGEIADEVLEFVGLASRTDQLAGSLNVAQKKRLEMARALAARPYLLLLDEVLAGLNSTEIDGMIQTVLKIRERGVTILMIEHVMKAVMNVSDRIIVLDYGTQIAEGTPHEVANNPRVIEAYLGDPRLAETLMADSSLADSSMAKSSMAKSSMEEA; this is encoded by the coding sequence ATGACCATCCTGCTTTCTCTACAGGGCGTGTCCAAACGGTTCGGCGGCTTGCAGGCCCTGACCAAAGTAACCTTCGACGTGCCGGAAGGCCAGATCATGGGGCTGCTCGGCCCCAACGGCGCAGGCAAAACCACCCTCTTCAACGCCATCAACGGCGTGTTTCCGCCCGAGGAGGGGCGCATCGTCTTTCGCGACCGGGATGTGACGCGCATGAAGCCCTACGACCACGCGCGCATGGGCATGGCCCGCACGCACCAGATCGTGCGGCCCTTGAACGAGCTGACGGTGCGCGAAAACGTCATGGCCGGCGCCTGCTTCGGGCACGAAAACCATACACTCGCTCGCGCCGGCGAGATTGCGGACGAAGTGCTGGAATTTGTCGGCCTGGCGTCGCGGACCGATCAACTGGCCGGCAGCCTCAATGTGGCGCAGAAAAAACGCCTTGAAATGGCAAGGGCGCTGGCCGCACGACCGTATCTGCTCCTGCTCGACGAGGTGCTGGCCGGCCTCAACTCCACCGAAATTGATGGCATGATCCAGACGGTGCTGAAGATTCGTGAACGAGGCGTGACGATCCTCATGATCGAGCACGTGATGAAGGCGGTCATGAACGTTTCCGACCGGATCATCGTGCTGGATTACGGCACGCAGATTGCGGAAGGAACGCCGCACGAGGTGGCCAACAACCCGCGTGTGATCGAAGCCTACCTGGGCGATCCACGACTGGCTGAGACTTTGATGGCTGACAGTTCGCTGGCTGACAGTTCGATGGCTAAAAGTTCGATGGCTAAAAGTTCGATGGAGGAGGCGTAA
- a CDS encoding MTAP family purine nucleoside phosphorylase, which produces MTSDSPSRPTTLIYGGTAAYWLDLTEFGAVGDSLTPETPFGPAAPITWLSGRDGMTVGFSSRHGVGELQRSAGFVNHRANLWAAQQLGFRAILSWNGVGAINPALAVGDLVVPADLLDWTSSRRAHSFDRWHQPTAGPPFDPGLRETILHALTVARPAEAGADLTHHAAPVTYVCTEGPRLETQAEIALFARAGADVVGMTLAPEVWLARELGLRYASLCFVTNYATGMARGREPTREFGPRVARTCLPILLAAAGRLARASR; this is translated from the coding sequence GTGACTTCTGATTCACCCTCACGCCCCACAACCCTCATTTACGGCGGCACGGCGGCCTACTGGCTCGACCTGACGGAGTTTGGCGCGGTTGGCGATAGCCTCACCCCGGAAACTCCCTTCGGCCCGGCCGCGCCCATTACCTGGCTGAGCGGTCGCGATGGCATGACCGTCGGCTTCAGCTCGCGGCACGGCGTCGGCGAGTTGCAGCGTTCGGCCGGCTTTGTCAATCACCGCGCCAACCTGTGGGCCGCCCAGCAGCTCGGCTTCCGCGCCATCCTCAGTTGGAACGGCGTCGGCGCCATCAACCCGGCGCTGGCCGTGGGCGACCTGGTTGTGCCCGCGGACCTGCTCGATTGGACGAGCAGCCGCCGCGCTCACAGCTTCGACCGCTGGCATCAGCCGACCGCCGGCCCGCCGTTCGACCCCGGCCTGCGCGAAACCATCCTCCACGCGCTGACCGTTGCGCGGCCCGCCGAAGCCGGCGCTGACCTGACGCACCACGCCGCGCCCGTCACCTACGTCTGCACCGAAGGCCCGCGGCTGGAGACGCAGGCCGAAATTGCCCTCTTCGCCCGCGCCGGCGCCGATGTGGTGGGCATGACCCTGGCGCCCGAAGTCTGGCTGGCGCGCGAACTGGGCCTGCGCTACGCCTCGCTCTGTTTTGTCACCAACTACGCCACCGGCATGGCCCGCGGCCGCGAGCCAACGCGCGAGTTTGGCCCTCGCGTCGCCCGCACCTGTTTACCCATCCTGCTGGCCGCGGCCGGCCGCCTAGCGCGGGCATCCCGGTAA
- a CDS encoding AI-2E family transporter, with protein sequence MPDHHRPTELLPRSLIIVLTLAVSIYLIEKLTTFVSSFSGLILMVALAWLLSFALQPLVTWLQRRKLSLRRVRRLLPRQLAARLPETSQLPFALAVAIVYGVLVAGLGLALLALAPVLVHQLDQLARSMQTQAGNLPQWLQQATDWLDEVRTLLITRLDLDPNLIVLPQPADLLNQVPLVGANLLQFGLGLAGGIATAFSQFLIIIFLSLFVTLDGGAIARAILSVLPKRYEDEYQMAAETIDRTFGGFLRGTVLQGLIFGIAVSLLMFLLRIDSALVVGVATGLVVLVPIVGGIVATIVPVLVAALQGSPNTLWLLLALLVFQVILFNVVMPSIFSGSLRMPSLLIVISLMVGSQLMGFWGFVFGVPLAAAAYSITLVLLEQAKRRQDVLDEAGARPSVQQDLEEEE encoded by the coding sequence ATGCCAGATCATCATCGTCCAACCGAATTGCTACCCCGTTCGCTCATTATCGTGCTGACCCTGGCGGTTTCGATCTACCTGATCGAGAAACTGACCACGTTCGTGAGCTCGTTCAGCGGCCTGATCCTGATGGTGGCGCTGGCCTGGCTCCTCTCCTTCGCCCTGCAACCGCTGGTGACCTGGCTGCAGCGCAGGAAGCTCAGCCTGCGCCGCGTCCGGCGCCTGTTGCCGCGGCAACTTGCTGCACGCTTGCCAGAAACTTCTCAACTCCCGTTTGCCCTGGCGGTGGCCATCGTCTATGGAGTGTTGGTGGCCGGCCTGGGCCTGGCGCTGCTGGCCCTGGCGCCGGTGCTGGTTCATCAGCTCGACCAATTGGCGCGTTCGATGCAGACCCAGGCCGGCAATCTGCCGCAGTGGCTGCAGCAGGCCACGGACTGGCTCGATGAGGTGCGCACGCTGCTGATCACCCGCCTGGACCTTGACCCCAACCTGATCGTCTTGCCGCAGCCGGCCGACCTGCTGAACCAGGTACCCCTCGTGGGCGCTAACCTCCTGCAATTTGGGTTGGGGTTGGCCGGCGGTATTGCCACCGCGTTCAGCCAATTCCTGATCATCATCTTCCTGAGTCTGTTTGTCACCCTGGATGGCGGCGCCATTGCGCGCGCCATCTTGAGCGTGCTGCCCAAGCGCTATGAAGACGAGTACCAGATGGCCGCCGAGACGATTGACCGCACGTTTGGCGGCTTCCTGCGCGGTACCGTTCTGCAGGGGCTGATTTTTGGCATCGCTGTCTCCCTGCTGATGTTCCTCCTGCGCATTGACTCGGCCCTGGTCGTTGGTGTAGCCACAGGCCTGGTCGTACTGGTGCCCATCGTCGGCGGCATTGTCGCCACGATCGTGCCGGTACTGGTCGCGGCCCTGCAAGGCTCGCCCAACACGCTCTGGCTCCTGCTGGCGCTGCTCGTTTTCCAGGTCATCCTGTTCAATGTGGTCATGCCGTCCATCTTCAGCGGGTCGCTGCGCATGCCCTCGCTCTTGATCGTCATTTCGCTGATGGTCGGCTCGCAGTTGATGGGCTTCTGGGGCTTCGTCTTCGGCGTCCCGTTGGCCGCGGCCGCCTATTCGATCACCCTGGTCCTGCTGGAGCAAGCGAAACGGCGTCAGGATGTGCTGGATGAAGCGGGAGCGCGGCCGTCTGTTCAACAAGATCTGGAGGAAGAGGAATGA
- a CDS encoding amino acid ABC transporter substrate-binding protein gives MKRKLFVLLTVLAIVSIALAACGSAATPQTAPTAAPQATEAPPKPAAAEKTVTIGFTSSLTGSQEVSSKRQVAGFNLWMKQVNDAGGLKLSDGTVVKFAAKTYDDESNKERVQELYTRLATEDNADFLISPYSSGLTAAASIVAEQNGKIMITAGAAEDDAYKTGNTSLYQLYTPGSQYLLSTVDMLKGLAAGAKVAVVHENDKFSTAVVNGLKPYLTAQGFEIVLEEGYASDTTDFGPVINKVVQSGATILLGGGHYPDGSTFARQLYERKAGLKFTSLLVAPADSKFPELGDAALGVSTSSQWEMSATHTKEEAAAMGKAWFGPSGKEFADAYQAATGEKPTYHVAGGYAAGLVLQSAIETAGSTDAGKVKAVLEAMDIFTFWGGVKFDTSPNAHGLQTGHTMVVAQWQKNAEGKLARMVIWPADVAVAKPLYPIPAP, from the coding sequence ATGAAGCGTAAACTGTTCGTTCTACTGACCGTGCTGGCGATTGTCAGCATCGCGCTGGCGGCCTGTGGGTCCGCCGCGACCCCTCAAACGGCCCCAACCGCTGCGCCGCAGGCAACCGAGGCCCCCCCCAAGCCGGCTGCCGCCGAGAAGACGGTGACCATCGGCTTTACGTCATCGCTGACCGGCTCGCAGGAAGTGTCATCCAAGCGACAGGTGGCTGGCTTCAACCTGTGGATGAAGCAGGTGAACGACGCCGGCGGCCTCAAGCTGAGCGATGGTACGGTGGTCAAATTCGCCGCCAAGACCTACGACGACGAATCGAACAAGGAACGTGTCCAGGAACTTTACACCCGCCTGGCGACCGAAGACAACGCCGATTTCCTCATTAGTCCCTACTCGTCCGGCCTGACGGCCGCCGCATCCATCGTGGCCGAGCAGAACGGCAAGATCATGATTACCGCCGGCGCGGCCGAGGATGACGCCTACAAGACCGGCAACACCAGCCTCTATCAACTCTACACGCCCGGCAGCCAGTACCTCCTCAGCACCGTGGACATGCTCAAGGGTCTGGCGGCGGGCGCCAAAGTGGCCGTTGTGCATGAAAATGACAAGTTCTCCACCGCCGTGGTGAACGGCCTCAAGCCGTACCTGACCGCGCAGGGCTTCGAGATCGTCCTGGAAGAGGGCTACGCGTCCGACACCACCGACTTCGGCCCGGTCATCAACAAGGTCGTCCAATCCGGAGCCACCATTCTGCTGGGCGGCGGCCATTATCCTGATGGCAGCACCTTCGCCCGCCAGCTCTACGAGCGCAAAGCGGGCCTGAAGTTCACTTCCCTGCTGGTGGCCCCGGCCGACTCCAAGTTCCCTGAGCTGGGCGACGCCGCGCTGGGCGTCTCCACCTCCAGCCAGTGGGAGATGAGCGCCACCCACACGAAAGAAGAAGCCGCGGCGATGGGCAAGGCCTGGTTCGGGCCGAGCGGCAAGGAATTCGCCGACGCTTACCAGGCCGCCACAGGCGAAAAACCGACCTATCACGTGGCCGGCGGCTATGCGGCGGGCCTTGTCCTGCAGAGCGCCATCGAAACCGCCGGCTCGACCGATGCGGGCAAGGTGAAAGCGGTCCTGGAAGCGATGGACATCTTCACCTTCTGGGGCGGCGTCAAGTTCGACACCTCGCCCAACGCGCATGGATTGCAGACCGGCCACACGATGGTGGTTGCCCAGTGGCAGAAGAACGCCGAGGGCAAGCTGGCTCGCATGGTGATCTGGCCGGCCGACGTGGCCGTTGCCAAACCCCTCTACCCGATTCCCGCCCCTTGA
- a CDS encoding response regulator transcription factor, whose translation MSITVLVVDDEKSLRDFVRRNLEARGYKAICAANGLEALAIFEHEHIDLAILDIMMPHMDGLEATRRMRESSTVPIIILTAMGEETDKVRAFDLGADDYLTKPFGVGELMGRIKAVMRRAQWAEPSPNRERISRGEINVDLARHEVSVRGRSVGLTPIEFDLLVHLMRHAGKVLSHHDILRSVWGPEYGNEVEYLRVYMGRLRQRIEPDPLKPCYILTERGVGYRFGE comes from the coding sequence ATGAGCATCACCGTGTTGGTCGTTGACGACGAAAAGTCCCTGCGCGACTTCGTGCGCCGCAACCTCGAAGCACGCGGCTATAAGGCCATTTGCGCGGCCAACGGCCTGGAGGCGCTGGCGATTTTCGAACATGAACACATTGACCTCGCCATTCTGGACATCATGATGCCGCACATGGACGGCCTGGAGGCCACGCGACGGATGCGCGAAAGTTCCACTGTGCCTATCATCATTCTGACCGCCATGGGCGAAGAGACCGACAAGGTGCGCGCCTTCGACCTGGGCGCGGACGATTACCTGACCAAACCCTTCGGCGTCGGTGAACTGATGGGCCGCATCAAGGCGGTCATGCGCCGCGCCCAATGGGCCGAACCCTCACCAAATCGGGAACGCATCAGCCGCGGGGAGATCAACGTGGACCTGGCGCGACACGAGGTCTCTGTGCGCGGCCGGTCGGTAGGCCTGACGCCCATCGAGTTCGATCTGCTGGTCCACCTGATGCGACATGCAGGCAAAGTGTTGTCGCATCACGACATCCTGCGCAGCGTCTGGGGGCCTGAGTACGGCAACGAGGTCGAATACCTGCGGGTGTACATGGGCCGCCTGCGCCAGCGCATCGAACCCGATCCGCTCAAGCCGTGCTACATCCTGACCGAACGCGGGGTCGGCTATCGGTTCGGCGAGTGA
- a CDS encoding branched-chain amino acid ABC transporter permease translates to MKLWPRYRGLVVPVLVVVALTLWPIISGRPANRETAFTILKAIALASSLNILLGYTGYVSFGHIVFYGFGGYVGIFLLTAMGWSLYTAIVAGGIAAGVLAFLLGSAILRLRGAYFALATIGINEAMKAFISNFPLFGGPTGITLNFSVYRTYGGAAQALQTSFFIGVVLALLAIIVSYAVRTSKFGLGLLAIRENEDAAEVMGIVTPRAKTWAYVLSAIVPGMIGVLFFFKNGNVEPHDAFPLHASIELLVMVMLGGQGTVFGPLLGAFAYQGMRGFLVTSPIFKDIQLSVSGVLLLMIVLFIPSGAVGWLIQRIPPLRRVLA, encoded by the coding sequence ATGAAACTCTGGCCTAGATACCGTGGCTTGGTCGTACCGGTGCTCGTGGTGGTCGCATTGACACTCTGGCCGATCATCTCAGGCAGGCCCGCCAATCGCGAGACCGCCTTCACCATCTTGAAGGCCATTGCGCTGGCATCCAGCCTGAACATCCTGCTCGGCTACACGGGCTACGTCAGCTTCGGGCACATCGTCTTTTACGGATTTGGCGGTTACGTAGGCATCTTCCTCCTGACCGCCATGGGCTGGTCGCTGTACACCGCGATCGTGGCCGGTGGAATCGCCGCGGGCGTGCTGGCCTTTCTACTCGGCTCCGCCATTCTGCGCCTGCGCGGCGCGTACTTCGCCCTGGCCACCATCGGCATCAACGAGGCCATGAAGGCTTTCATCAGCAACTTTCCCCTGTTCGGCGGCCCCACAGGCATCACCCTGAACTTCAGCGTCTACAGGACCTACGGCGGCGCGGCGCAGGCGCTGCAGACCTCGTTCTTCATCGGCGTCGTCCTGGCCCTGTTAGCCATCATCGTGAGCTACGCGGTGCGCACATCCAAATTTGGTCTTGGGCTGCTCGCCATTCGCGAGAACGAAGACGCCGCGGAGGTGATGGGCATCGTCACGCCTCGCGCCAAGACCTGGGCCTATGTCCTGTCGGCCATCGTGCCCGGCATGATCGGCGTGCTGTTCTTCTTCAAGAACGGCAACGTGGAGCCGCACGACGCCTTCCCCCTGCATGCTTCCATCGAGCTGCTGGTCATGGTGATGCTCGGCGGCCAGGGCACGGTGTTCGGGCCGCTGCTGGGCGCGTTCGCCTACCAGGGCATGCGCGGCTTCCTCGTCACCAGCCCCATCTTCAAGGACATTCAGTTGTCGGTCTCCGGCGTGCTGCTGCTGATGATCGTGCTCTTCATCCCATCCGGCGCAGTGGGCTGGCTCATCCAACGCATTCCGCCCCTGAGGAGGGTACTCGCATGA
- a CDS encoding alpha/beta hydrolase — MSQSSPPGLILAGRWSHRGRGLWNLIAALLAVSARRAINGPRAPGWTAIFEVITAFVRRQTEIAFDCPSMAEGRAYEDAVLFPSAVLSQVTIEPVTAPVKGHWFTPKAGARAATLLYLHGGGYAYYSKSHANLIALAALSLPARTFALDYRLIPEHPFPAQLEDAVAAYRWLLDAGVAPRQLILMGDSAGANLTLALLLKLRDLGWPLPAGAVALCPWTDVGNTVSPVSAMAQNDPFDFPQSRMVLRWAGWLCREADVRDPLVSPIYADWRGLPPVYVQAGKLEILADQIIRFVERAQAQGADITFDCWESMNHDFQAFGDLLPESIEAWERIKLFAERISEIQPSVSVP; from the coding sequence ATGAGTCAGTCCTCGCCGCCAGGGTTGATCCTGGCCGGCCGCTGGTCGCACCGCGGCCGCGGGCTTTGGAATCTGATAGCGGCTTTGCTGGCGGTGTCGGCCCGCCGCGCGATCAATGGGCCGCGGGCGCCGGGCTGGACAGCGATATTCGAAGTGATCACGGCGTTCGTGCGCCGGCAAACCGAAATCGCCTTCGATTGTCCTTCGATGGCCGAAGGCCGCGCCTATGAGGATGCGGTGCTGTTCCCGTCGGCCGTGCTGTCGCAGGTGACGATCGAGCCGGTCACGGCGCCGGTCAAGGGGCATTGGTTCACACCCAAAGCCGGGGCGCGCGCCGCGACCCTGCTCTACCTGCACGGCGGCGGCTACGCCTATTACAGCAAGAGCCATGCGAACCTGATCGCGCTGGCCGCGCTGTCGCTGCCGGCCCGCACCTTTGCCCTGGACTACCGCTTGATTCCTGAACATCCCTTCCCGGCCCAGTTGGAGGATGCGGTGGCGGCCTACCGCTGGCTGCTGGACGCCGGCGTCGCGCCGCGCCAGCTCATCCTCATGGGTGATTCGGCCGGCGCCAACCTGACGCTGGCGCTGCTCCTGAAACTGCGCGACCTGGGATGGCCCTTGCCGGCGGGCGCGGTGGCGCTGTGCCCCTGGACCGATGTGGGCAACACGGTTTCGCCGGTTTCTGCGATGGCGCAGAACGACCCCTTCGACTTTCCGCAGAGCCGCATGGTGCTGCGCTGGGCCGGCTGGCTGTGCCGCGAGGCCGATGTGCGCGATCCGCTGGTGTCGCCGATCTACGCGGACTGGCGCGGCCTGCCGCCGGTGTACGTGCAGGCGGGCAAGCTGGAAATCCTGGCCGATCAGATCATCCGCTTCGTCGAGCGGGCGCAGGCGCAGGGCGCAGACATCACATTCGATTGTTGGGAGTCCATGAATCACGATTTCCAGGCGTTCGGCGATCTCTTGCCAGAGAGCATCGAAGCCTGGGAGCGGATCAAACTCTTTGCGGAGCGTATCAGCGAAATCCAGCCTTCAGTTTCTGTCCCTTGA